From Mustela erminea isolate mMusErm1 chromosome 1, mMusErm1.Pri, whole genome shotgun sequence, a single genomic window includes:
- the SYDE1 gene encoding rho GTPase-activating protein SYDE1, with translation MAEPLLRKTFSRLRGREKLPRKKSDAKERGRPAQRPEPNPPEPEPQAPEGSQAGAEGPPSPEASRSPARGAYLQSLEPSSRRWVLGGAKPPEEAALGARAPGSGEPAGEIWYNPIPEEDSRPPAPEPLGPQPGSAEPEGPASQATAPASPPTKASRTKSPGPARRLSMKMKKLPDLRRRLSLRGTRAGRERERAAPEGSVISRYHLDSSVGTPGRAAGAGATRGPRAGYLSDGDSPERPAGPPSPTAFRPYEVGPSARTPPAALWGRLSLHLYGLGGLRPAPGATPRDLCCLLQVDGVARARTGPLRGGPDFLRLDHTFHLELEAARLLRALVLAWDPGVRRHRPCAQGTVLLPTVFRGCQAQQLAVRLEPQGLLYAKLTLSEQQEAPGTTEPRVFGLPLPLLVERENPPGQVPLIIQKCVGQIERRGLRVVGLYRLCGSAAVKKELRDAFERDSAAVCLSEDLYPDINVITGILKDYLRELPTPLITQPLYQVVLEAMAQGPPSRAPSSTEGTRGLLNCLPDVERATLTLLLDHLRLVSSFHAHNRMTPQNLAVCFGPVLLPARQAPARPRIRSSGPGLTNAVDFKRHIEVLHYLLQAWPDPRGAPEPPDLAPYLRPKRQPPLHLPLSGPEVVARPRGRGGPESPPSNRYAGDWSVCGRDFLPCGRDFLSGPDYDHVTGSYSEDEDEEAGEPAGAADFEDDFEAPFNPHLNLKDFDALILDLERELSKQINVCL, from the exons ATGGCCGAGCCGCTGCTCAGGAAAACCTTCTCCCGCCTGCGAGGCCGGGAAAAACTTCCCCGGAAAAAGTCGGACGCGAAGGAGCGCG GCCGCCCAGCCCAGCGCCCGGAGCCCAATCCTCCAGAGCCAGAGCCCCAGGCCCCTGAAGGGTCCCAAGCTGGAGCAGAGGGGCCCCCAAGCCCTGAGGCATCTCGGAGCCCAGCTCGGGGGGCCTACCtgcagagcctggagcccagcagTCGACGATGGGTGCTGGGTGGGGCCAAGCCACCAGAAGAGGCTGCTTTGGGGGCCAGGGCACCTGGCAGCGGGGAGCCCGCAGGTGAGATCTGGTACAACCCTATCCCCGAGGAAGACTCCAGACCCCCAGCACCAGAGCCCCTGGGACCACAACCAGGCTCAGCTGAGCCAGAGGGCCCAGCCTCACAAG CCACAGCCCCTGCAAGCCCCCCAACCAAAGCCTCCCGCACAAAGTCCCCTGGCCCAGCTCGGCGCCTCTCCATGAAGATGAAGAAGCTGCCTGATCTGCGGCGGCGACTGAGCCTGCGGGGCACCCGGGCTGGCAGAGAGCGTGAGCGAGCCGCCCCCGAGGGCTCCGTCATCAGTCGTTACCACCTGGACAGCAGTGTGGGGACCCCGGGACgggcagcaggggctggggccacAAGGGGACCTCGGGCCGGTTACCTCAGTGATGGGGACTCACCGGAGCGCCCAGCGGGGCCCCCATCACCCACTGCCTTCCGGCCCTATGAGGTGGGCCCATCAGCCCGAACACCCCCCGCCGCACTCTGGGGCCGCCTCAGCCTGCACTTGTATGGGCTGGGGGGTCTGCGGCCAGCACCTGGGGCCACCCCAAGAGACCTCTGCTGCCTACTGCAGGTGGATGGGGTGGCCCGGGCCCGAACGGGGCCACTGAGGGGGGGGCCAGACTTCCTGCGGCTGGATCACACCTTCCACCTGGAACTTGAGGCTGCCCGGCTGCTGCGGGCCCTGGTGCTGGCGTGGGACCCTGGTGTCCGGCGGCACCGGCCCTGCGCCCAGGGCACTGTGCTGCTACCCACAGTCTTCCGAG GGTGCCAGGCCCAGCAGCTGGCCGTGCGCCTGGAGCCTCAGGGGCTGTTGTATGCCAAACTGACCCTGTCAGAGCAGCAGGAAGCACCAGGCACAACTGAGCCCCGAGTCTTTGGGCTGCCCCTGCCATTGCTGGTGGAGCGAGAAAACCCCCCgggccaggtgcccctcatcatcCAGAAGTGTGTTGGGCAGATCGAGCGCCGAGGGCTGCGG gtgGTGGGGCTGTACCGTCTGTGTGGCTCGGCAGCCGTGAAGAAAGAGCTTCGGGATGCCTTTGAGCGGGACAGTGCAGCCGTCTGCCTCTCTGAGGACCTGTATCCTGATATCAATGTCATCACTG GCATCCTCAAGGATTATCTTCGGGAGTTGCCCACCCCACTCATCACCCAGCCCCTCTATCAGGTGGTGCTGGAGGCCATGGCCCAAGGACCCCCAAGCAGGGCACCCTCCAGCACTGAGGGCACCCGTGGGCTCCTCAACTGCCTGCCAGATGTGGAGAGG GCCACGCTGACGCTTCTCCTGGACCATCTGCGCCTCGTCTCCTCCTTCCACGCCCACAACCGCATGACCCCGCAGAACCTGGCCGTGTGCTTCGGTCCCGTGCTGCTGCCCGCGCGCCAGGCACCCGCCAGGCCCCGCATCCGCAGCTCTGGCCCCGGCCTAACCAACGCAGTGGACTTCAAGCGCCACATCGAGGTGCTGCACTACCTGCTTCAGGCCTGGCCAG ATCCCCGCGGGGCCCCGGAGCCTCCCGACCTCGCCCCATACCTGCGGCCCAAACGGCAGCCGCCGCTGCACTTGCCGCTCTCCGGCCCCGAAGTGGTGGCGCGGCCCCGCGGCCGGGGCGGCCCTGAGAGCCCCCCGAGTAACCGCTACGCCGGCGACTGGAGCGTGTGCGGACGGGACTTCCTGCCGTGCGGGCGGGACTTTCTGTCCGGGCCGGACTACGACCACGTGACGGGCAGCTACAGcgaggacgaggacgaggagGCGGGCGAGCCGGCGGGCGCCGCGGACTTCGAAGACGACTTCGAGGCACCCTTCAACCCGCACCTGAACCTCAAAGACTTCGACGCCCTCATCCTGGACCTGGAGCGAGAGCTCTCCAAGCAGATCAACGTGTGCCTCTGA
- the ILVBL gene encoding acetolactate synthase-like protein isoform X1 encodes METLAAAAPAGNFFPSFLFLACGTLVAALLGAAHRLGLFYQLMHKVDKASIQHGGENVAAVLRAHGVRFLFTLVGGHISPLLVACEKMGIRVVDTRHEVTAVFAADAVARLTGTVGVAAVTAGPGLTNTVTAMKNAQIAQSPVLLLGGAASTLLQNRGALQAIDQMSLFRPLCKFCASVQRVRDIVPTLRAAIAAAQSGTPGRWRVLGSGQALRLGSREAWQAQYPPCPSAGPVFVELPIDVLYPYYMVQKEMVPAKPPKGFMGRVVTWYLENYLANLFAGAWEPRPEGPLPLDIPQAPPQQVQRCVEILSRAKRPLIVLGSQALLPPIPAERLRAAVETLGIPCFLGGMARGLLGRNHPLHIRQNRSAALKKADVVLLAGAVCDFRLSYGRVLSRSSKIIIVNRNRKEMLLNSDMFWKPQEAVQGDVASFVLKLVAGLKGQTWASDWTEELRQADRQKEQTFWEKGLMPAAQHLNPVRVLQLVEETLPDNSILVVDGGDFVGTAAHLVQPRGPLCWLDPGAFGTLGVGAGFALGAKLCRPDAEVWCLFGDGAFGYSLIEFDTFVRHKIPVIALIGNDAGWTQISREQVPSLGSNVACGLAYTDYHKAAIGLGAQGLLLSREKEDQVVEVLHDAQKQCRDGHPVVVNILIGRTDFRDGSIAV; translated from the exons ATGGAGACCCTCGCGGCCGCCGCCCCTGCCGGGAACTTCTTCCCCTCATTTCTGTTCTTGGCCTGCGGGACGCTAGTGGCCGCTCTGCTGGGCGCCGCGCACCGCCTGGGGCTCTTCTACCAGTTGATGCACAAG GTGGACAAGGCAAGCATTCAGCATGGCGGGGAGAACGTGGCAGCTGTGCTGAGGGCCCATGGCGTGCGCTTCCTCTTCACACTGGTCGGTGGGCACATTTCCCCGCTGCTGGTGGCCTGTGAGAAGATGGGCATCCGTGTGGTGGACACTCGCCACGAAGTCACAGCCGTCTTCGCTGCCGATGCTGTGGCCCGCCTGACTG GGACGGTGGGTGTGGCTGCAGTGACAGCAGGCCCGGGCCTCACCAACACGGTGACTGCAATGAAGAATGCCCAGATAGCTCAGTCCCCAGTCCTGCTTCTGGGTGGGGCTGCCAGCACACTCCTGCAG AACCGGGGTGCACTCCAGGCCATTGATCAGATGTCCCTGTTTAGGCCACTGTGCAAGTTTTGTGCTTCTGTGCAGAGGGTGCGAGACATTGTGCCCACTCTGAGGGCTGCGATAGCTGCTGCCCAGTCGGGCACCCCAGGTAGGTGGAGGGTGCTGGGCAGTGGTCAGGCCCTAAGGCTTGGGTCTAGGGAGGCGTGGCAGGCTCAGtatcctccctgcccctctgcaggCCCAGTGTTTGTGGAGCTGCCCATCGATGTGCTGTACCCCTACTACATGGTCCAGAAGGAGATGGTGCCAGCCAAGCCGCCCAAGGGCTTCATGGGTCGAGTGGTCACCTG GTACTTAGAGAATTACCTGGCCAACCTCTTTGCAGGAGCTTGGGAGCCTCGGCCTGAGGGCCCTCTGCCTCTGGACAttccccaggcacccccccagcAG GTTCAGCGCTGTGTGGAAATCTTGAGCCGAGCCAAAAGGCCCCTTATTGTGCTGGGAAGCCAGGCTCTGCTGCCCCCGATACCTGCTGAAAGACTTCG GGCTGCTGTGGAGACCCTTGGCATCCCCTGCTTCCTGGGAGGGATGGCACGAGGACTGCTGGGCCGCAACCACCCCCTACACATCCGGCAGAACCGTAGTGCTGCCCTGAAGAAAGCAGATGTTGTCCTTCTGGCAG GAGCCGTGTGTGACTTCCGCCTGTCTTATGGCCGTGTCCTTAGCCGCAGCAGCAAGATCATCATTGTCAACCGTAACCGGAAAGAGATGTTGCTTAACTCAGACATGTTCTGGAAGCCCCAGGAAGCTGTGCAGG GAGACGTGGCCTCCTTTGTGTTGAAGCTGGTGGCGGGCCTTAAGGGCCAGACGTGGGCCTCAGACTGGACAGAGGAGCTTCGGCAAGCTGACCGGCAGAAGGAGCAGACCTTTTG GGAGAAGGGGTTGATGCCTGCAGCCCAGCACCTGAACCCAGTGCGGGTACTGCAGCTGGTGGAAGAAACTCTGCCTGACAACTCGATTCTGGTGGTTGATGGTGGGGACTTTGTGGGCACTGCCGCCCACCTGGTGCAGCCCCGTGGCCCCCTGTGCTGGCTTGATCCTG GGGCCTTTGGGACTCTGGGCGTTGGTGCAGGATTTGCACTTGGGGCCAAATTGTGCCGGCCGGATGCCGAG gtgTGGTGCCTGTTTGGAGATGGAGCTTTTGGCTATAGCCTCATTGAATTTGATACCTTCGTCAGGCACAAG ATCCCAGTGATTGCTTTGATCGGGAATGATGCTGGCTGGACCCAGATTTCTCGGGAGCAGGTGCCGTCTCTGGGCAGCAATGTGGCCTGTGGCCTGGCTTACACTG ATTATCACAAGGCAGCCATAGGACTTGGCGCCCAGGGCTTGCTGCTCTCACGGGAGAAAGAAGATCAGGTGGTCGAGGTGCTTCATGATGCTCAAAAGCAGTGCCGAGATGGCCACCCGGTTGTGGTCAACATCCTTATTGGGAGGACGGACTTCCGAGATGGCTCCATTGCTGTGTAG
- the ILVBL gene encoding acetolactate synthase-like protein isoform X2 — METLAAAAPAGNFFPSFLFLACGTLVAALLGAAHRLGLFYQLMHKVDKASIQHGGENVAAVLRAHGVRFLFTLVGGHISPLLVACEKMGIRVVDTRHEVTAVFAADAVARLTGTVGVAAVTAGPGLTNTVTAMKNAQIAQSPVLLLGGAASTLLQNRGALQAIDQMSLFRPLCKFCASVQRVRDIVPTLRAAIAAAQSGTPGPVFVELPIDVLYPYYMVQKEMVPAKPPKGFMGRVVTWYLENYLANLFAGAWEPRPEGPLPLDIPQAPPQQVQRCVEILSRAKRPLIVLGSQALLPPIPAERLRAAVETLGIPCFLGGMARGLLGRNHPLHIRQNRSAALKKADVVLLAGAVCDFRLSYGRVLSRSSKIIIVNRNRKEMLLNSDMFWKPQEAVQGDVASFVLKLVAGLKGQTWASDWTEELRQADRQKEQTFWEKGLMPAAQHLNPVRVLQLVEETLPDNSILVVDGGDFVGTAAHLVQPRGPLCWLDPGAFGTLGVGAGFALGAKLCRPDAEVWCLFGDGAFGYSLIEFDTFVRHKIPVIALIGNDAGWTQISREQVPSLGSNVACGLAYTDYHKAAIGLGAQGLLLSREKEDQVVEVLHDAQKQCRDGHPVVVNILIGRTDFRDGSIAV, encoded by the exons ATGGAGACCCTCGCGGCCGCCGCCCCTGCCGGGAACTTCTTCCCCTCATTTCTGTTCTTGGCCTGCGGGACGCTAGTGGCCGCTCTGCTGGGCGCCGCGCACCGCCTGGGGCTCTTCTACCAGTTGATGCACAAG GTGGACAAGGCAAGCATTCAGCATGGCGGGGAGAACGTGGCAGCTGTGCTGAGGGCCCATGGCGTGCGCTTCCTCTTCACACTGGTCGGTGGGCACATTTCCCCGCTGCTGGTGGCCTGTGAGAAGATGGGCATCCGTGTGGTGGACACTCGCCACGAAGTCACAGCCGTCTTCGCTGCCGATGCTGTGGCCCGCCTGACTG GGACGGTGGGTGTGGCTGCAGTGACAGCAGGCCCGGGCCTCACCAACACGGTGACTGCAATGAAGAATGCCCAGATAGCTCAGTCCCCAGTCCTGCTTCTGGGTGGGGCTGCCAGCACACTCCTGCAG AACCGGGGTGCACTCCAGGCCATTGATCAGATGTCCCTGTTTAGGCCACTGTGCAAGTTTTGTGCTTCTGTGCAGAGGGTGCGAGACATTGTGCCCACTCTGAGGGCTGCGATAGCTGCTGCCCAGTCGGGCACCCCAG gCCCAGTGTTTGTGGAGCTGCCCATCGATGTGCTGTACCCCTACTACATGGTCCAGAAGGAGATGGTGCCAGCCAAGCCGCCCAAGGGCTTCATGGGTCGAGTGGTCACCTG GTACTTAGAGAATTACCTGGCCAACCTCTTTGCAGGAGCTTGGGAGCCTCGGCCTGAGGGCCCTCTGCCTCTGGACAttccccaggcacccccccagcAG GTTCAGCGCTGTGTGGAAATCTTGAGCCGAGCCAAAAGGCCCCTTATTGTGCTGGGAAGCCAGGCTCTGCTGCCCCCGATACCTGCTGAAAGACTTCG GGCTGCTGTGGAGACCCTTGGCATCCCCTGCTTCCTGGGAGGGATGGCACGAGGACTGCTGGGCCGCAACCACCCCCTACACATCCGGCAGAACCGTAGTGCTGCCCTGAAGAAAGCAGATGTTGTCCTTCTGGCAG GAGCCGTGTGTGACTTCCGCCTGTCTTATGGCCGTGTCCTTAGCCGCAGCAGCAAGATCATCATTGTCAACCGTAACCGGAAAGAGATGTTGCTTAACTCAGACATGTTCTGGAAGCCCCAGGAAGCTGTGCAGG GAGACGTGGCCTCCTTTGTGTTGAAGCTGGTGGCGGGCCTTAAGGGCCAGACGTGGGCCTCAGACTGGACAGAGGAGCTTCGGCAAGCTGACCGGCAGAAGGAGCAGACCTTTTG GGAGAAGGGGTTGATGCCTGCAGCCCAGCACCTGAACCCAGTGCGGGTACTGCAGCTGGTGGAAGAAACTCTGCCTGACAACTCGATTCTGGTGGTTGATGGTGGGGACTTTGTGGGCACTGCCGCCCACCTGGTGCAGCCCCGTGGCCCCCTGTGCTGGCTTGATCCTG GGGCCTTTGGGACTCTGGGCGTTGGTGCAGGATTTGCACTTGGGGCCAAATTGTGCCGGCCGGATGCCGAG gtgTGGTGCCTGTTTGGAGATGGAGCTTTTGGCTATAGCCTCATTGAATTTGATACCTTCGTCAGGCACAAG ATCCCAGTGATTGCTTTGATCGGGAATGATGCTGGCTGGACCCAGATTTCTCGGGAGCAGGTGCCGTCTCTGGGCAGCAATGTGGCCTGTGGCCTGGCTTACACTG ATTATCACAAGGCAGCCATAGGACTTGGCGCCCAGGGCTTGCTGCTCTCACGGGAGAAAGAAGATCAGGTGGTCGAGGTGCTTCATGATGCTCAAAAGCAGTGCCGAGATGGCCACCCGGTTGTGGTCAACATCCTTATTGGGAGGACGGACTTCCGAGATGGCTCCATTGCTGTGTAG
- the ILVBL gene encoding acetolactate synthase-like protein isoform X3, translating into MKGAEFPRSQGRFLQVKAKVPQGCGVMETLAAAAPAGNFFPSFLFLACGTLVAALLGAAHRLGLFYQLMHKVDKASIQHGGENVAAVLRAHGVRFLFTLVGGHISPLLVACEKMGIRVVDTRHEVTAVFAADAVARLTGTVGVAAVTAGPGLTNTVTAMKNAQIAQSPVLLLGGAASTLLQNRGALQAIDQMSLFRPLCKFCASVQRVRDIVPTLRAAIAAAQSGTPGRWRVLGSGQALRLGSREAWQAQYPPCPSAGPVFVELPIDVLYPYYMVQKEMVPAKPPKGFMGRVVTWYLENYLANLFAGAWEPRPEGPLPLDIPQAPPQQVQRCVEILSRAKRPLIVLGSQALLPPIPAERLRAAVETLGIPCFLGGMARGLLGRNHPLHIRQNRSAALKKADVVLLAGAVCDFRLSYGRVLSRSSKIIIVNRNRKEMLLNSDMFWKPQEAVQGDVASFVLKLVAGLKGQTWASDWTEELRQADRQKEQTFWGLWDSGRWCRICTWGQIVPAGCRGVVPVWRWSFWL; encoded by the exons ATGAAGGGCGCCGAATTCCCCCGCAGTCAGGGCCGTTTTCTGCAGGTGAAGGCCAAAGTGCCCCAGGG GTGCGGTGTCATGGAGACCCTCGCGGCCGCCGCCCCTGCCGGGAACTTCTTCCCCTCATTTCTGTTCTTGGCCTGCGGGACGCTAGTGGCCGCTCTGCTGGGCGCCGCGCACCGCCTGGGGCTCTTCTACCAGTTGATGCACAAG GTGGACAAGGCAAGCATTCAGCATGGCGGGGAGAACGTGGCAGCTGTGCTGAGGGCCCATGGCGTGCGCTTCCTCTTCACACTGGTCGGTGGGCACATTTCCCCGCTGCTGGTGGCCTGTGAGAAGATGGGCATCCGTGTGGTGGACACTCGCCACGAAGTCACAGCCGTCTTCGCTGCCGATGCTGTGGCCCGCCTGACTG GGACGGTGGGTGTGGCTGCAGTGACAGCAGGCCCGGGCCTCACCAACACGGTGACTGCAATGAAGAATGCCCAGATAGCTCAGTCCCCAGTCCTGCTTCTGGGTGGGGCTGCCAGCACACTCCTGCAG AACCGGGGTGCACTCCAGGCCATTGATCAGATGTCCCTGTTTAGGCCACTGTGCAAGTTTTGTGCTTCTGTGCAGAGGGTGCGAGACATTGTGCCCACTCTGAGGGCTGCGATAGCTGCTGCCCAGTCGGGCACCCCAGGTAGGTGGAGGGTGCTGGGCAGTGGTCAGGCCCTAAGGCTTGGGTCTAGGGAGGCGTGGCAGGCTCAGtatcctccctgcccctctgcaggCCCAGTGTTTGTGGAGCTGCCCATCGATGTGCTGTACCCCTACTACATGGTCCAGAAGGAGATGGTGCCAGCCAAGCCGCCCAAGGGCTTCATGGGTCGAGTGGTCACCTG GTACTTAGAGAATTACCTGGCCAACCTCTTTGCAGGAGCTTGGGAGCCTCGGCCTGAGGGCCCTCTGCCTCTGGACAttccccaggcacccccccagcAG GTTCAGCGCTGTGTGGAAATCTTGAGCCGAGCCAAAAGGCCCCTTATTGTGCTGGGAAGCCAGGCTCTGCTGCCCCCGATACCTGCTGAAAGACTTCG GGCTGCTGTGGAGACCCTTGGCATCCCCTGCTTCCTGGGAGGGATGGCACGAGGACTGCTGGGCCGCAACCACCCCCTACACATCCGGCAGAACCGTAGTGCTGCCCTGAAGAAAGCAGATGTTGTCCTTCTGGCAG GAGCCGTGTGTGACTTCCGCCTGTCTTATGGCCGTGTCCTTAGCCGCAGCAGCAAGATCATCATTGTCAACCGTAACCGGAAAGAGATGTTGCTTAACTCAGACATGTTCTGGAAGCCCCAGGAAGCTGTGCAGG GAGACGTGGCCTCCTTTGTGTTGAAGCTGGTGGCGGGCCTTAAGGGCCAGACGTGGGCCTCAGACTGGACAGAGGAGCTTCGGCAAGCTGACCGGCAGAAGGAGCAGACCTTTTG GGGCCTTTGGGACTCTGGGCGTTGGTGCAGGATTTGCACTTGGGGCCAAATTGTGCCGGCCGGATGCCGAG gtgTGGTGCCTGTTTGGAGATGGAGCTTTTGGCTATAG